CCACGGCAGGGGAGTGTCCGGCCGGGTGATGACGTACTCCTTGTGTTGATCGTCGAACCTGCCGTAGCGCATGCACATTTCTCCTCAAGGCGGTTTCCGCGGGCGAGGGCGGCGGGGCGTATTATATACCGCCGCAGGAGGATTTCCGGTTCCGGACAACCGTTTCACCGATTCCATTAGTCCATGGGAATTCCCATGCACTCATGGGAATTCCCACGCTTTTTATGCCGCTTTTCCGGGATCCTTCTTATACTCGGTTTGTCCGGCGGCAACCGCTTCACGGCGGATCCGCCGCCGATCCCGAAACGGCGCACGTCTTCCTGCACGGAGAAACGGAATTGTCCGCGGATCCCGCCCGGAACGATCCCCCGAGAAAAGTTTGGATCCTCATCGTCGACGACGATCCTGATACGCGCCGGTTGCTGCAGTTGATTCTGGCGCGGGCGGGATACGAGGTTGCTTCGGCCGCCGACGGCAGGCAGGCTCTCCAGGCGCTGTCGGATTCCGTTCCGGATCTGCTCTTATCGGACGTGATGATGCCCGACCTCGACGGATTCGCGCTGTTGAAGCGGGTCCGGTCCAACCCCGCCACGCAAACCCTGCCCGTGATCCTGCTGACGGCGAAGACGACGATCAACGACGCCGCCGAGGGTTTGGGGTTGGGAGCCGACGATTACCTCACCAAGCCCT
This is a stretch of genomic DNA from Anaerolineales bacterium. It encodes these proteins:
- a CDS encoding response regulator; this translates as MPLFRDPSYTRFVRRQPLHGGSAADPETAHVFLHGETELSADPARNDPPRKVWILIVDDDPDTRRLLQLILARAGYEVASAADGRQALQALSDSVPDLLLSDVMMPDLDGFALLKRVRSNPATQTLPVILLTAKTTINDAAEGLGLGADDYLTKPFQKNDLLARVRAKLDGRPVPAGCSPRRCGPSR